The genomic DNA GAGGCCCTCGCGCTGCCAGATATAAATGGCCACCACGGGGGAATTGTAGTTCTGCACCCACTGAACGTCTCCGGAGTCGCTGTCCACCGTCACCACCAGGCCGTCGCCATTGGAGGCAAAATGAGCCATCTCTGTTTTAGTAGGAAGGGCAGGAAAGCCGTTGGCACCTTTGTGGCTAACAAAACAAAGGAGCGCGGCTCGAGAAGTCTCACTGTATTTGGTGTCATCATCGGGAAGGGTGGAGGCGTAGTCGGAGTAGGTGGCATTCCAGCGCAGCTCTCTGCTCTTTGTGTCGTACATGGTGATGGTGTATTCtacagggaggaggaaaaacagggcATTGCCACATCGCACCTTTAAACGCTGCAGGAacgggtggggtggggtggggggagggtgtTGGGCGGAGAACTGGAGGTAAACAAGGGCCTTGATGAGATGCGGACGTTAGGAAATGCTAAACAAACGTGGCTGCTGAGGAGCCAGATAAGAGCGGCTGTTTATGGGCTGTGAGTGATGGAACGGCTGCACTGGGAACGCTGACGGGTTCTGTGGGTTTAGTCACCTGTGCGTCCCAggtagaggagggaggaggacggacACAGCATCTCGGCGAAGGAGGAGGTCAGGGTCTGCTGTTTCTCGCCAGTCAGCAGATCCACGACGTACCACAGGTCCTGCTTCTTGCCTACGAGAGTAGGAGGAGGCCATTATGGGGTCTGGGTGTGACGTCTCCGCTCAAACCAAAATCAGTCCAAATAACACAGGCAGACTTGATATAAACATCAGCACTGCTGATAATGACTTGCCCCTCCCCTCTCACATGAGACACGTCTGCGACCGCAGGCAAGACCAAACCAAAAGGTTCCATTTGGTTAATGCTCAGATAAACTCACATCATTTAGAAAAAGACTGTTTAGCTTTTCAGATTAGAAAGCGACAGCGTGGCTCAAGGCAACTGTGAGATCTGGATTTGAGCACGAGCCTCACCCATGTAAAGAACGCCGTCCGAGCTGCGACAGGGAGACGCTTGCACCAGCTCAGGGATGGTGAACGGCAATTTCTGGGAGGGGAGAACAATTGGAGTGAGGTTAGATTATTCAGATTTGCCAGAATATGGAGTCCACACCTGGTGATGCATTATTTTAGATTCAGATAAGTGTGTGGGGAGGACTTAAGTGTAGAAAAGGGAACCAGGGACCAAAAAGGTTGTATTGTTTTGATTTAACGAGTTCCTCTTACTGTGAGGCCTTCGCTGTTCTTTCCTCCCAGAGAGTACAGGCTGCCATCATTGGGGTCAGGGAGGAACGCTGGTCTGAAATAAAGGTTGTGGATGacatttttatctttctttAGCACTAAAATAAGCAGAAGGGCGGAACAGGGTACAGCAGGAAGTTACAGGCACAAAGACGGGTGTATTATGCAGGGATGGACAAAAGGTGCCGAGAATAGATACATACTCGGCCACATGTGTGGGGACAGACAAGAGGGGGCGGCTGTTGTCAGATGGTCCGACTGATTCCTAATATGCTGAAAATACATACCGATCACCTGAAGGTACTGTCGCACGACACTTTGAGGGTCAGGGCCCAAGAAGACGTAAAGATCCAGGATTCCTCCAAGAGCTATCCAGGTGAGAGCAGGGGTCGGCTGCAATATCACCTCACTGGAGTCAGGACAATTTAGGTCCTATTTCAACAAAAATCATCCGTTGGTCATCAGATCACCAGTTATTGGATCAGTTGGTACCAATTGCGTTGCTGTTGAGAAGGAAAACTCCATGTGCCATCCCGTCCCCTTCCTGTACGATGTAGAATGGATGGGAGCCATAAAGATTGGCATCAGCCTGACACGCAAGACAAAACAGACAAGCAGATTGTGTTAAGTGGTTGCGACCCGCTTCTGTGTCTCACAGCACCAGACTCACATGTGGCGCCATGTCTCTGTTCCAGAGAGCCAGAGTTGTCCAGTTGACGTCCAGCAAGAGGGAGGAATAGTGCTGCCCAAGACCTGACACAAGATGGGAGGCGAGCGTGGTGGAGAGCTGAAGGTATTGGTCGGCAAACAGCAGAGGAGCGACGGTGGTGTTCATACTGGAGACGATCGGGAGCATGAAAGAAATCCCTCAATTTGCCAGGAGACCTCCCATTTtcattaagaaaataaataaccacataaatattaataaatgtttaataacAAAAGGCCACTCACATGACTCGTCCATTCGTTTTTCGCCGCACTATGAAGCCAAATGGGTCAGGCTGATATTCTGTAGTGTAGAGAAGGTCTTCGGCGTCTGTTTCTTCCCTGACAACAACGGCTGGGAGCTCAACTTCATACCGTGGAGACGATGGATCCTTCATCTGGAGAAGAAACAATCTGTTCCCTTTGGGAATTCTGTCAACGTGCTACACACCCTAAACTTATCGTATAATCTCCTCTGCCTCCTACATGAAATAGTGGTCTTACAACACGCAGTGCAACAAAGTGTATGTGATGATATGAGAAAAACTTCCAAAGGATCAAATCTATCATCAGAAAAAAGTGTGCTAGTCGATGTGCATCTTGTGCTTCAACAGAAACAGTGTAGTTACTCACAGTGATGCGTAAACAGTCTGTAGCTTCTTCTGTAAAGTCAAGCTGCAGAACCGAGATGTCTCTGGGTAGGTAAGAGGGGGCTGCCCGGGTCAAGGTGGCAGTCAGGCCATGCAAGGTGGGCACGAGCGGACCCATTCTATAACCTCGATACAACCCGGGGTAGAAGCACCAAGGTGGACCTGCAGAGTCTGATCCAGGGGCATAACAACAGCCCCTCTGTTCACactctgactgactgacagcttTGTCTCTGGCACAATCAAACCGGCTGTCTGGGGCCATGGTGCATTCAGGATCCCTGGAAAAATCGTTCACTCTGGACCTGCCGCGGTGCATTGCTCTTTGCAGTTTAACTGAATTGTTGTATTTAATTGTGTCATTATGTGTGCTTGTTGTGTCTTGTTTAGCACGGCCTGGTAAAAATACCATGGTGTCATTATAAAACTGGTGGAAGTATAAATAAGGAAGGAAAGTCAGAGTGAAGAGAAGCAGACTCCCGATTACCCTCAACATCTGAACCACCCAAAAATACGGACCAAAAGACGCTTAAATTAAATATACCAACGTCTACCTAAATGTGAATTAACTGTGTTAATTACTAAAGTTAATAAACGTTCTATCTGAACGATAAACATTTGCACTCACAGTATTTCTTCACTTTCAATGTTAAAACGCTATTCCCAGTCTGTCTTGGGCTAGTTTATCAGGGAACGCTTTCATCCATTACTCTCAACCAAACGaaaacctgtttttctttcGAGCAACTGCCCAAATATCGATTTCTtgcaataaaaaaggaaaaagaaatttCTTCTGCGGGAGTAAAAAATAGCACCCGAGTACGGCAAGCGCAAAAGGACATCAGCGTTTGAAATATCTCCCACTTTCACATTAAGATCAGGGGTGATGTGTAGTGCACCGGGTGTTTCATTAATTCaagattcattttatttcaaagtaaAACTTTCTGATCATTTTTACAGGTGTGATCTCAGGTGTGGTCGTCCTCAAAGTCGCGACTCGGACGGCAGGTGCGTCCCACCGTGTCCTCGTTGGAGCGCCCTCTGTGCGGTTCCACAGGTCGGTACGCCACGCAGATTGATGGTTTTAAGTTGTGAtgcctttgtttgtgtgtacgtTTGCTAGTAAGTTTTATGGTCATTTGTGTAACTTTATTGATGTCGAAAAAAGAGTGCCCCGGTCTTTGTCTGGCAGGCAGTCAGACGCGCTTCACAATGTAACCACTAAACTCCCACATAGTCCCACACCTGCAATTAAGAAACACACGACTGATATTTAGCAACTTTTATTTAATAGATGTTTATTAATAAAAGTTTGAAGATATGTATGATTTAAGAAAAATGTTACATTCCTCCCTGAACTAATTTGTGATTGTGTACTTCATCAATTAACAGTCACAGTAGAATTACACTGTAATTATATATGTCTTGCTTATTTGATCCTGCAGACCTAGGATAAATACCATGGTGTCATTATAAAACTGGTGAAAGTATAAACAAGGAAGGAAAGCAAGAGTGTAGGGAAGCTAATTCCTGATTAACTTCTGAACTTCTGAGCATCTGAACCATCTCTTTAGCGCGGGTCAAATGACGCTTAAGTTAAATATAACAATGTCATTCTTGTGATTAAACCTCTGTGCCTTGTGATTTCTAATTAAttgtatttctttaaaaaaaaatagtattATAGTATGGCAAGCACAAGAGGACATTAGTGTTCAAAATAAATACCATTTAAATATTAAGATCAGGGGTGATacaaaaatgtttattaaatCAAAGAAATTAAAATACACTGAAACACATTCCTATAGTCATTTAAATCAAACACCCACCACCTTAattgtacttttttttaaaaatatgaattttGTTATTTGCACCCTTACAATAAtgatgtgcacaaacacagacactgacacttacaTTCAGTATGGTTTAAATGTACTATAAGCACTTTTACTTTTTCTTGCACTTACACATTTCATAATTTGCTTTAGTTTTTCTCTCTAAAAGCTTCAACTTAAATACATTTCATTCATATAAACAGAGTGTCAATTTATGCTGTTAATGACATGTGGAATTTGACATTAGGCCATCAGAATCAGAATATTGTTTAAAGACAGAATTACAGTGTTTCAATAAACAAAACTGCTTTCTGACATATTTTACATATGATTATGAACATGAAACATGATCAAATATAGTGATTAACTGTGCAGTAGACTGTCTGGTCACTGATAATGAACACAATCACACTTCCCAATTGCTAGTACAACTTGAGAAGTTAACAACTGATTTTATCATGATATgctctcctgca from Takifugu rubripes chromosome 5, fTakRub1.2, whole genome shotgun sequence includes the following:
- the LOC105419238 gene encoding lysosomal alpha-glucosidase-like isoform X1 is translated as MLRVIGSLLLFTLTFLPYLYFHQFYNDTMVFLPGRAKQDTTSTHNDTIKYNNSVKLQRAMHRGRSRVNDFSRDPECTMAPDSRFDCARDKAVSQSECEQRGCCYAPGSDSAGPPWCFYPGLYRGYRMGPLVPTLHGLTATLTRAAPSYLPRDISVLQLDFTEEATDCLRITMKDPSSPRYEVELPAVVVREETDAEDLLYTTEYQPDPFGFIVRRKTNGRVIMNTTVAPLLFADQYLQLSTTLASHLVSGLGQHYSSLLLDVNWTTLALWNRDMAPHADANLYGSHPFYIVQEGDGMAHGVFLLNSNAIADPCSHLDSSWRNPGSLRLLGP
- the LOC105419238 gene encoding lysosomal alpha-glucosidase-like isoform X2 — protein: MLRVIGSLLLFTLTFLPYLYFHQFYNDTMVFLPGRAKQDTTSTHNDTIKYNNSVKLQRAMHRGRSRVNDFSRDPECTMAPDSRFDCARDKAVSQSECEQRGCCYAPGSDSAGPPWCFYPGLYRGYRMGPLVPTLHGLTATLTRAAPSYLPRDISVLQLDFTEEATDCLRITMKDPSSPRYEVELPAVVVREETDAEDLLYTTEYQPDPFGFIVRRKTNGRVIMNTTVAPLLFADQYLQLSTTLASHLVSGLGQHYSSLLLDVNWTTLALWNRDMAPHADANLYGSHPFYIVQEGDGMAHGVFLLNSNAIVR